From the genome of Candidatus Electrothrix communis, one region includes:
- a CDS encoding DUF5666 domain-containing protein produces MITGLFALAALLTCLFSAGTVEASRGSRGESKIYGIIDSMPNAGLNGTWIISGREVEVTDRTRIKEKHGQAAKGRYVEVEGSWEGNRFIAYELEVERNRENRRDRRDRRS; encoded by the coding sequence ATGATAACCGGTTTGTTTGCGTTGGCTGCTCTGCTGACCTGCCTGTTCAGTGCGGGCACAGTTGAGGCCAGCAGAGGGAGTAGAGGGGAGAGTAAAATCTATGGCATAATCGACAGTATGCCGAATGCAGGCTTGAATGGTACATGGATTATCAGCGGCCGTGAAGTTGAGGTAACTGACAGAACACGGATCAAGGAAAAACATGGTCAGGCCGCAAAAGGGCGGTACGTAGAGGTAGAAGGTTCCTGGGAAGGTAACCGATTTATAGCGTATGAGCTTGAGGTGGAACGTAACAGAGAGAATCGGCGTGACCGGCGTGATCGCCGTTCTTGA